In Duganella zoogloeoides, a single genomic region encodes these proteins:
- the rhaM gene encoding L-rhamnose mutarotase has translation MTATAPITRGFRMKLKPGTVEEYKRRHDELWPDLAAALKQAGIYDYSIFLDEETLHLFAVLKLAPDHTTADLPQQPVMKRWWDYMAELMEVEPGNRPTEWPLQQVFYFA, from the coding sequence ATGACAGCAACTGCACCGATCACCCGCGGTTTCCGCATGAAGCTCAAACCCGGCACGGTAGAGGAATACAAGCGCCGCCACGACGAGCTGTGGCCCGACCTGGCTGCTGCGCTCAAGCAGGCCGGCATCTATGACTATTCGATCTTCCTAGACGAAGAAACCCTGCACCTGTTCGCGGTACTGAAACTTGCGCCCGACCACACCACCGCCGACCTGCCGCAGCAGCCGGTGATGAAGCGCTGGTGGGACTACATGGCCGAGCTGATGGAAGTGGAACCGGGCAACCGGCCAACCGAATGGCCGTTGCAGCAGGTGTTTTACTTCGCCTGA
- a CDS encoding alpha/beta hydrolase: MKKTLIALLLTLGAGMASADSNVITLWPEGVPGAKAIGPEKIGGGYNSNVTDASLTRIGPAVDRPNGTAVIICPGGGYLRMSTAREGEQYGNWLSTLGVTAYVLKYRMQEYGHPAPLQDVLRAVRTLRSRAAELGIDPARIGVMGSSAGGHLAASAGTLFDHPLGRTGAPLDATSARPDFLMLMYPVITMKDPAAHAGSRKALLGANPSPAAIELMSLENQVTSATPPTLLIHTQEDQAVPVENSIVFYQALTRAKVPAEMYLFEHGSHGMGMRDGLGTTSLWPRRAEEWLRERGLLTPSKAVVKPQAK, translated from the coding sequence ATGAAAAAAACTCTGATAGCTCTGCTTCTCACCCTCGGCGCCGGCATGGCCAGCGCCGACAGCAATGTCATCACTCTGTGGCCCGAAGGCGTGCCGGGCGCAAAGGCGATCGGTCCTGAAAAAATCGGTGGCGGCTACAATTCCAACGTCACCGACGCCTCGCTCACCCGCATTGGCCCTGCCGTGGACCGGCCCAACGGCACCGCCGTCATCATCTGCCCCGGCGGCGGCTATTTGCGCATGTCCACCGCGCGCGAAGGCGAACAATACGGCAACTGGCTCAGCACCCTGGGCGTGACCGCCTATGTGCTCAAGTACCGCATGCAGGAATACGGCCACCCTGCCCCGCTGCAGGACGTGCTGCGCGCGGTGCGCACCTTGCGCTCGCGCGCGGCGGAACTGGGCATCGATCCGGCGCGCATCGGCGTGATGGGCAGCTCGGCCGGCGGTCACCTGGCGGCCAGCGCCGGCACCCTGTTCGACCACCCGCTGGGCCGCACCGGCGCGCCGCTCGACGCCACCAGCGCCCGTCCCGACTTCCTGATGCTGATGTACCCGGTCATTACCATGAAAGACCCGGCCGCCCACGCCGGCTCGCGCAAGGCGCTGCTGGGAGCGAATCCATCGCCGGCAGCGATCGAGCTGATGTCGCTGGAAAACCAGGTCACGTCCGCCACGCCGCCCACCCTGCTGATCCACACCCAGGAAGACCAGGCCGTGCCGGTCGAGAACAGCATCGTGTTCTACCAAGCGCTCACGCGCGCCAAGGTGCCGGCCGAAATGTACCTGTTCGAGCATGGCAGTCACGGCATGGGCATGCGCGACGGCCTGGGCACCACCTCGCTGTGGCCGCGCCGCGCCGAGGAATGGCTGCGTGAGCGTGGGCTACTCACGCCGTCGAAAGCGGTTGTAAAACCTCAGGCGAAGTAA
- a CDS encoding glycoside hydrolase family 28 protein encodes MIFKKWLHVAALSLLALCAASVSAKTFDPSSYGAKGDGVTLDTKAIQAAIDAAAKNGGTVAFKPGTYLSGSIFVKSGVTLQVDKGVTILGSQKIADYTVLPTRIAGIEMRWPAALINIYEQKNAAITGEGTIDGDGKIFWDSYWTLRKTYEPRGLRWASDYDAQRPRLIQVFNSSQVKVGGGLLLRRSGFWTLHICYSTDVTVDGVIIRNNEGGHGPSTDGIDIDSSKNILVQNADISVNDDALCLKAGRDSDGQRVARPTENVVIRNSIIREGAAGVTFGSETAGGFRNVEAYGITVLDKVPVGILFKSAHTRGGFGDNLRLHDITMKGTPVAIRITMNWNPSYSYAKIPDDVKEHPDYWKVLATPVPREKGIAHFHDVKIWNIKATGATTAFEVSGYPEAPLNRFSFENIDIEAQNGGFIFDASNWQFRDVKLAIKQPVHLLNNNDVRGLPVASTAVKPRPPEVPLKEKSFEEQDKS; translated from the coding sequence ATGATTTTCAAGAAGTGGTTACATGTAGCAGCGCTCTCGCTGCTGGCACTGTGCGCAGCATCCGTCAGTGCCAAAACCTTCGATCCGTCGAGCTACGGCGCCAAGGGCGACGGCGTCACGCTCGACACCAAGGCGATCCAGGCCGCCATCGATGCTGCCGCCAAAAACGGCGGTACGGTGGCGTTCAAACCGGGCACGTATCTGAGCGGCTCGATCTTTGTAAAAAGCGGCGTCACGCTGCAAGTGGACAAGGGCGTGACCATCCTCGGTTCGCAGAAGATCGCCGACTACACGGTGCTGCCTACTCGCATTGCCGGCATCGAGATGCGCTGGCCGGCCGCGCTGATCAACATCTATGAGCAGAAGAATGCGGCGATCACTGGCGAAGGCACCATCGACGGCGACGGCAAGATCTTCTGGGACAGCTACTGGACCCTGCGCAAGACCTACGAGCCGCGCGGCCTGCGCTGGGCTTCGGACTACGACGCCCAGCGTCCGCGCCTGATCCAGGTGTTCAATTCGTCGCAGGTCAAAGTGGGCGGGGGGCTGCTGCTGCGCCGGTCGGGTTTCTGGACGCTGCATATCTGCTACTCGACCGATGTGACGGTGGATGGTGTCATCATCCGCAACAACGAGGGCGGCCACGGACCATCGACCGATGGCATCGATATCGATTCGTCGAAGAACATCCTGGTGCAGAACGCCGACATCTCGGTCAACGACGATGCGCTGTGCCTCAAGGCCGGCCGCGATTCGGACGGCCAGCGCGTGGCGCGTCCGACCGAAAATGTCGTGATCCGCAATTCCATCATCCGCGAAGGCGCCGCCGGCGTCACGTTCGGCAGCGAGACGGCGGGGGGCTTCCGCAACGTCGAGGCATACGGCATCACGGTGCTGGACAAGGTGCCGGTCGGGATCCTGTTCAAGTCGGCGCACACGCGCGGCGGCTTCGGCGACAACCTGCGACTGCACGACATCACCATGAAGGGCACGCCGGTGGCGATCCGCATCACCATGAACTGGAATCCGAGCTACAGCTATGCCAAGATCCCGGACGACGTCAAGGAACATCCGGATTACTGGAAAGTGCTGGCCACGCCGGTGCCGCGCGAGAAGGGCATCGCCCATTTCCACGACGTCAAAATCTGGAACATCAAGGCCACCGGCGCCACCACGGCGTTCGAGGTGAGCGGCTATCCGGAAGCGCCGTTGAACCGCTTCAGCTTTGAGAACATCGACATCGAAGCCCAAAATGGCGGCTTCATTTTCGATGCCAGCAACTGGCAGTTCAGGGACGTCAAGCTGGCCATCAAGCAGCCGGTGCACCTGCTGAACAACAATGACGTGCGCGGTTTGCCCGTTGCCAGCACGGCGGTCAAGCCGCGTCCACCGGAAGTGCCGCTCAAGGAAAAGAGCTTTGAAGAGCAGGATAAATCGTGA
- a CDS encoding glycoside hydrolase family 88/105 protein codes for MNKISVLAAVMSALATLGGCASVSQAPSYPLPTPAMQAIVDKDISRHFGDAPVDGGPLATDLSPALRPADIDRALRKVADWQLARTTPHFDRIWTSSVLYSGFMAASSATGDAKYRDAMLAMSEKFEWKLRTPYPDADNISVAQTYLELYQRDPSPERIASTRAELETLIDLKTMRPGDTRLPWWWCDALFMAPPVWAKMFRITGERRYLDYIHTQWQATYDQLYDQEEHLYARDASYKDKREPNGKKVFWSRGEGWVLGGLARTIDFIPDNDPKKPFYVTQLRQMSARLAQLQGKDGLWHAGLLDPASYPLPEISGSALFVYGMAYGVNRGYLDAATYRPVIEKAWAGILKNIYADGRLGGIQQTGAEPAYYLPASSYNYGVGGFLLAAAELKTMTKDDK; via the coding sequence GTGAACAAAATATCCGTGCTGGCGGCCGTAATGTCCGCCCTGGCCACCTTGGGTGGCTGTGCCAGCGTCTCGCAAGCCCCGTCGTACCCGCTGCCCACGCCGGCCATGCAGGCCATCGTGGACAAGGACATCAGCCGCCATTTCGGCGACGCCCCGGTGGATGGCGGCCCGCTGGCCACCGATCTGTCGCCGGCCCTGCGGCCTGCCGACATCGACAGGGCGCTGCGCAAGGTGGCGGACTGGCAGCTGGCGCGCACCACGCCGCATTTCGACCGTATCTGGACATCCAGCGTGCTGTACTCGGGCTTCATGGCCGCGTCAAGCGCCACCGGCGACGCCAAATACCGCGACGCCATGCTGGCCATGAGCGAGAAGTTCGAGTGGAAGCTGCGCACGCCATACCCGGACGCCGACAACATCAGCGTGGCGCAAACTTACCTGGAGCTGTATCAGCGTGACCCTTCACCGGAACGCATCGCCTCCACCCGCGCGGAACTCGAAACGCTGATCGATTTGAAAACCATGCGGCCCGGCGACACGCGCCTGCCATGGTGGTGGTGCGACGCGCTGTTCATGGCGCCGCCGGTATGGGCCAAGATGTTCCGGATCACCGGGGAGCGCCGGTATCTCGACTACATCCACACCCAGTGGCAAGCCACCTACGACCAGCTGTACGACCAGGAAGAACACCTGTACGCGCGCGACGCCAGCTACAAGGACAAGCGCGAGCCCAACGGCAAAAAGGTGTTCTGGTCGCGCGGCGAGGGCTGGGTGCTGGGCGGCCTGGCGCGCACCATCGACTTCATCCCGGATAACGATCCGAAAAAGCCGTTTTATGTAACGCAGTTGCGGCAGATGTCGGCGCGCCTGGCGCAGTTGCAGGGCAAGGACGGCCTGTGGCACGCGGGCCTGCTCGACCCGGCCAGCTATCCGCTGCCGGAAATCTCCGGTTCGGCGCTGTTCGTGTACGGCATGGCGTACGGCGTGAATCGAGGCTACCTCGATGCGGCCACGTATCGCCCCGTGATCGAGAAAGCATGGGCGGGCATACTGAAGAATATTTACGCGGACGGCCGCCTGGGCGGCATCCAGCAAACCGGCGCCGAACCGGCCTACTATTTGCCGGCGTCGAGCTACAACTATGGCGTCGGCGGCTTCCTGCTGGCCGCCGCTGAACTCAAAACCATGACCAAGGACGACAAATGA
- the rhaI gene encoding L-rhamnose catabolism isomerase, translating to MSTIIDSGRVAEHNDKLRGGLEEDYAALAGMLSRRGVDIEQLTAKAQKFAVALPSWGAGTGGTRFARFPGRGEPRNVFEKLDDCGVIHQLTRATPGVSLHFPWDKVSDTQALRQQAEAHGLYFDAVNSNTFQDQVGQEHTYKYGSMTAISAATRAQAVAHNVECIELGNALGSKALTVWVGDGANFPGQHNLRGALERYLESAREIYAALPADWNLLIEHKLFEPAFYATTIADWGTSFACAQSLGEKAKCLVDLGHHAPNTNIEMIVARLTQFGKLGGFHFNDSKYGDDDLDSGSINPFQLFLVFNELADAAEREGAAFNPAYMLDQSHNVTDPIESLMSSAVEVQRAFVQANLVDRDALRGFQESHDALQSAQTLKHAYRTDVSAILAMARLRNGGAIDPVACYRASGYRDQVAEARPAKAGASSSGIV from the coding sequence ATGAGCACCATTATCGACAGCGGCCGCGTGGCCGAACACAACGACAAGCTGCGTGGCGGCCTGGAAGAAGACTACGCCGCCCTGGCCGGCATGTTGTCGCGCCGCGGCGTGGACATCGAGCAGCTGACCGCCAAGGCGCAGAAGTTTGCCGTGGCCCTGCCAAGCTGGGGCGCCGGCACCGGCGGCACGCGTTTCGCGCGCTTCCCTGGCCGTGGCGAGCCACGCAACGTGTTTGAAAAACTCGACGACTGCGGCGTGATCCACCAGCTGACCCGCGCCACCCCGGGCGTGTCGCTGCACTTCCCATGGGATAAAGTGTCGGACACCCAGGCCCTGCGCCAGCAAGCCGAAGCCCACGGCCTGTACTTCGACGCCGTCAACTCGAATACTTTCCAGGACCAGGTCGGCCAGGAACACACCTACAAGTACGGCAGCATGACCGCGATCAGCGCCGCCACCCGCGCGCAAGCGGTTGCGCACAACGTCGAATGTATCGAGCTCGGTAACGCGCTCGGTTCGAAAGCGCTGACCGTGTGGGTAGGCGACGGCGCCAACTTCCCGGGCCAGCACAACCTGCGCGGCGCGCTGGAACGCTACCTGGAAAGCGCACGCGAAATCTACGCCGCGCTGCCAGCCGACTGGAACCTGCTGATCGAACATAAGCTGTTCGAGCCGGCGTTCTACGCCACCACCATCGCCGACTGGGGCACCAGCTTCGCTTGCGCGCAATCGCTGGGCGAAAAAGCCAAGTGCCTGGTGGACTTGGGCCACCACGCACCGAACACCAACATCGAGATGATCGTGGCGCGCCTGACCCAGTTCGGCAAGCTCGGTGGCTTCCACTTCAACGACAGCAAGTACGGCGACGACGACCTCGATTCGGGCAGCATCAACCCGTTCCAGCTGTTCCTGGTCTTCAACGAGCTGGCCGATGCGGCCGAGCGCGAAGGCGCGGCGTTCAATCCGGCCTACATGCTGGACCAGTCGCACAACGTGACCGATCCGATCGAGAGCCTGATGAGCAGCGCGGTGGAAGTTCAACGCGCCTTCGTCCAGGCCAACCTGGTCGATCGTGATGCGCTGCGCGGTTTCCAGGAGTCGCACGATGCGCTGCAATCGGCGCAAACCCTCAAGCACGCTTATCGTACCGACGTCTCGGCCATCCTGGCCATGGCGCGACTGCGCAACGGCGGCGCCATCGATCCGGTGGCCTGCTACCGTGCTTCGGGCTACCGCGACCAGGTTGCGGAAGCCCGTCCGGCCAAGGCTGGCGCCAGCAGCAGCGGTATCGTATAA
- a CDS encoding glycosyl hydrolase: MAHVTVGLRGCDHLRGTLTPVAQAAALVCALACCVVPAAALAQQPTLSNRLADVAAQFAAPPPDARPMVRWWWFGPAVVKPQLERELQAMKAGGFGGVEIQPVYPMELDDPARGIRNTPYLSPEFLDNVSYTNRTARALGLRVDMTLASGWPYGGQHVAVTEAASRLRVHVAELPAGTTSVALPSVMSGEQLIASFVGAGTSREYDATALKRTELGAPTATTPGRGAIAASAQPRVVVSYIASRTGQQVKRAALGAEGFVLDHLSRKAIDHHLDVVATPLLQAFGDQPPTAVFSDSLEVYNTDWTDDFLLEFQRRRGYDLTPHLPAVTSGQGADAPALRRDWVLTQTELVNERYLTPVNDWAVRHKTQFRSQTYGEPAVSLSSYRLVGLPEGEGPQFREFSFTRLATSAGHLYQRPVISAETWTWLHSPAFAATPLDMKVEADRMLLQGVNLFVGHGWPYTPPGATEPGYSFYAAAVFNNHQPWWNVMPDVNAYLTRTSYLMRQGQPANTVAVLLPNDDAYASMTPGKVSLSEKMQHYVTPALTTQILDAGHNLDYVDAESVLSLGVNHPVLVLPHVTRLAPEVLAKLDDYVRQGGKIIAVGALPSKAPGYRDAARITAQVQAASKALAAKPAVTVVAQDGDVGAVLSRVLTPDFKVASNAADIGFVRRKLADADIYFIANTGNQPVRTTATLASLRKSASWWNPHDGTTRAVTVFPAVDLDLAPYESRVLILSDAPADTKAGPAPSNAAPVVLADLARDWQLRYPDGAAQTMPQLRSWTDDPARRYFSGIATYTRDVTLTAGQLNNAAVTLDFGQGTPLVTAPKVPAGMRAMLESPVREAAEVFVNGRRAGSVWRPPYTVDVTSALKPGVNRIEVKVANLALNALAGQERPDYRLLSARYTQRFVPQDTQLITPQPSGMLGAVRLLAQPAK, from the coding sequence GTGGCACACGTCACTGTTGGACTGCGCGGGTGTGACCACCTGCGCGGTACGCTGACGCCTGTTGCACAGGCGGCGGCGCTGGTCTGCGCCCTGGCTTGCTGTGTTGTCCCCGCAGCAGCCCTGGCGCAGCAACCCACACTGTCGAACCGGCTCGCCGACGTCGCCGCGCAGTTTGCGGCGCCGCCGCCCGATGCCCGGCCGATGGTGCGCTGGTGGTGGTTTGGCCCGGCCGTGGTCAAGCCCCAACTGGAACGCGAACTGCAAGCCATGAAGGCGGGCGGTTTTGGCGGCGTGGAGATCCAGCCGGTCTATCCGATGGAACTCGACGATCCCGCGCGCGGCATCCGTAACACTCCTTATCTTTCTCCCGAATTCCTCGACAACGTCAGCTATACCAACCGCACGGCGCGCGCGCTCGGCCTGCGCGTGGACATGACGCTGGCCAGCGGCTGGCCCTACGGTGGCCAGCACGTGGCGGTGACCGAAGCGGCATCGCGCCTGCGCGTGCACGTGGCCGAACTGCCTGCCGGCACCACGTCGGTGGCGCTGCCGTCGGTCATGAGCGGCGAACAGCTGATCGCCAGTTTTGTCGGCGCCGGTACGTCCAGGGAGTACGACGCCACCGCCCTGAAACGCACGGAGTTGGGCGCGCCCACCGCCACCACGCCAGGGCGCGGCGCGATTGCCGCCAGCGCCCAGCCGCGCGTGGTGGTCAGCTATATTGCGAGCCGCACCGGCCAGCAAGTCAAGCGCGCGGCGCTGGGTGCCGAAGGTTTCGTGCTCGACCACCTGAGCCGCAAGGCCATCGATCACCACCTCGACGTGGTCGCCACGCCGTTGTTGCAGGCGTTTGGCGACCAGCCGCCAACGGCAGTGTTCTCGGACAGCCTGGAGGTCTATAACACCGACTGGACCGACGACTTCCTGCTGGAGTTCCAGCGTCGCCGTGGCTACGACCTGACGCCGCACCTGCCGGCAGTGACCAGCGGCCAGGGAGCGGATGCACCGGCGCTGCGGCGCGACTGGGTGCTGACCCAAACGGAACTGGTCAACGAGCGCTATCTGACCCCGGTCAACGACTGGGCCGTCAGGCACAAGACGCAGTTCCGCTCGCAGACGTATGGCGAACCGGCGGTATCGCTGTCGAGCTACCGGCTGGTGGGACTGCCCGAGGGCGAAGGCCCGCAGTTCCGCGAGTTTTCGTTCACCCGCCTGGCCACCTCGGCCGGGCACCTGTACCAGCGCCCGGTGATCTCGGCCGAGACCTGGACCTGGCTGCATTCACCGGCATTTGCCGCCACCCCGCTGGACATGAAGGTGGAAGCGGACCGCATGCTGCTGCAGGGCGTGAACCTGTTCGTCGGCCACGGCTGGCCGTACACGCCGCCCGGCGCAACGGAACCGGGCTACTCGTTCTACGCGGCGGCCGTGTTCAACAACCACCAGCCGTGGTGGAACGTGATGCCGGACGTGAATGCCTACCTGACCCGCACCAGCTACCTGATGCGCCAGGGCCAGCCGGCCAACACGGTGGCGGTGCTGCTGCCCAACGACGACGCGTATGCGTCGATGACGCCTGGTAAAGTGTCGCTGTCGGAAAAAATGCAGCACTACGTCACACCGGCACTGACCACGCAAATCCTCGACGCCGGCCACAATCTCGATTACGTCGATGCGGAATCGGTGCTGTCGCTGGGCGTGAACCACCCGGTGCTGGTGCTGCCGCATGTCACGCGGCTGGCGCCCGAGGTGCTGGCAAAGCTTGACGACTACGTGCGCCAGGGCGGCAAGATCATCGCCGTCGGTGCGCTGCCGTCGAAAGCGCCCGGCTACCGCGATGCCGCGCGCATCACGGCACAGGTGCAGGCGGCATCGAAAGCATTGGCCGCCAAGCCTGCCGTGACCGTGGTCGCGCAGGATGGCGACGTCGGCGCGGTCTTGAGCAGGGTGCTCACACCCGACTTCAAGGTGGCGTCCAATGCGGCCGATATCGGTTTCGTGCGGCGCAAGCTGGCCGATGCCGATATCTACTTCATCGCCAACACGGGCAACCAGCCTGTGCGCACCACGGCCACCCTGGCCAGCCTGCGCAAATCGGCGTCCTGGTGGAATCCGCACGACGGCACCACCCGCGCCGTGACGGTGTTTCCGGCGGTGGACCTGGACCTGGCGCCGTACGAATCGCGGGTGCTGATCCTGAGCGATGCGCCAGCGGATACGAAGGCCGGGCCGGCGCCTTCGAACGCGGCACCGGTGGTGCTGGCCGACCTGGCGCGCGACTGGCAGTTGCGCTACCCGGACGGCGCGGCGCAGACCATGCCGCAGTTGCGCTCCTGGACCGACGACCCGGCACGCCGCTATTTTTCCGGCATTGCGACCTACACGCGCGACGTCACGCTCACGGCCGGGCAGTTGAACAATGCGGCGGTCACGCTCGATTTCGGCCAGGGCACGCCGTTGGTAACCGCACCGAAGGTTCCCGCCGGCATGCGCGCGATGCTCGAGAGCCCGGTGCGCGAAGCGGCCGAAGTGTTCGTTAACGGCCGCCGTGCCGGTTCGGTATGGCGCCCGCCGTACACGGTGGACGTGACCAGCGCCTTGAAACCGGGCGTCAACCGCATCGAGGTGAAGGTGGCCAACCTGGCACTGAATGCGCTGGCGGGGCAGGAGCGGCCCGACTATCGGCTGCTCTCGGCCCGTTACACCCAGCGCTTCGTCCCGCAGGATACGCAGCTGATCACACCACAGCCATCGGGCATGCTGGGTGCCGTGCGCCTGCTGGCCCAACCAGCAAAGTGA
- a CDS encoding bifunctional rhamnulose-1-phosphate aldolase/short-chain dehydrogenase: MNVTQQAPITSLWDDAAAATMSEPELLLYRSNLLGSDLRITNFGGGNTSAKVMMADPLSGEQVEVLWVKGSGGDLGSIKLDGFSTLYMSKLNELKGRYRGLALEDEMVAYLPHCTFNLNPRAASIDTPLHAYIDRKHVDHMHPDSLIAIAACASSKALTQKIFEGELGWLPWQRPGYDLGLKLEEVSKANPALKGIILEGHGLFTWGDTAKSCYETTLAIIKRAEEWIAANSKQPAFGGQAIEALPAEQRAALAAKLMPLLRGKISRDEFKLGDFNDNATVLEFVCSRDLKPLAALGTSCPDHFLRTKIRPFVVDFDPLNPDFDKLVASLDQALEDYRADYRAYYDRCKRDNSPAVRDANPIIYLIPGVGMLSFAKDKATARIAGEFYVNAINVMRGANGVDTYVGLPEQEAFDIEYWLLEEAKLQRMPKPKSLAGRIALVTGGAGGIGQAVARQLLQEGACVMLTDIDPEALEQAKKDLTKAAGKDSVESIVANITSEEEVENILAATSLRFGGVDLLISNAGIASSAPLEDTTLEIWQRNQDILVKGYFLAGRAAFRIMKQQKLGGSMVFVASKNGLVASAGASAYCTAKAAEIHLARCIALEGAPHGIRVNVVNPDAVIRGSRIWDGKWKQERAQSNKIEADDVEAFYRDRSMLKLSVLPEDIAEAVYFLASSKSAKSTGNILNVDAGNAAAFTR; the protein is encoded by the coding sequence ATGAATGTAACTCAGCAAGCCCCGATTACTTCCCTGTGGGACGATGCCGCAGCAGCCACGATGAGCGAACCAGAGCTGCTGCTGTACCGGTCCAACTTGCTCGGGTCCGATCTGCGCATCACCAACTTCGGCGGCGGCAATACCTCGGCCAAGGTCATGATGGCAGATCCGCTCAGCGGCGAGCAAGTGGAAGTGCTGTGGGTGAAGGGCTCCGGCGGCGACCTGGGCAGTATCAAGCTCGACGGCTTCTCGACCCTGTACATGAGCAAACTGAACGAACTGAAAGGCCGCTACCGCGGTCTGGCGCTCGAAGATGAAATGGTGGCGTACCTGCCACACTGCACGTTCAACCTGAACCCGCGCGCGGCCAGTATCGACACCCCGCTGCATGCCTACATCGACCGCAAGCACGTCGATCACATGCACCCCGATTCGCTGATCGCGATTGCCGCCTGCGCCAGCAGCAAGGCGCTGACGCAAAAAATCTTCGAAGGCGAACTCGGTTGGCTGCCATGGCAGCGTCCAGGCTACGACCTCGGTCTGAAGCTGGAAGAAGTCTCGAAAGCCAATCCGGCCCTGAAAGGCATCATCCTCGAAGGCCACGGCCTGTTCACCTGGGGCGACACCGCCAAGTCGTGCTACGAAACCACGCTGGCCATCATCAAACGCGCAGAAGAATGGATCGCTGCGAACTCGAAACAGCCGGCATTCGGCGGCCAGGCCATCGAAGCACTGCCGGCCGAACAGCGCGCCGCGCTGGCCGCGAAATTGATGCCACTCTTGCGCGGTAAAATCAGCCGCGACGAATTCAAGCTGGGCGACTTTAACGACAACGCCACCGTGCTGGAATTCGTGTGCAGCCGCGACCTGAAACCGCTGGCCGCACTCGGTACGTCGTGCCCCGACCACTTCCTGCGCACCAAGATCCGTCCGTTCGTGGTCGATTTCGATCCGCTGAACCCGGACTTCGACAAGCTGGTCGCCAGCCTGGATCAAGCGCTGGAAGACTACCGCGCCGACTACCGCGCCTACTACGACCGCTGCAAGCGCGATAACAGCCCGGCCGTTCGCGACGCCAATCCGATCATCTACCTGATTCCTGGCGTGGGCATGCTGTCGTTCGCCAAGGACAAGGCCACCGCGCGTATCGCCGGCGAGTTCTATGTCAATGCGATCAACGTGATGCGCGGCGCCAACGGCGTGGACACCTACGTCGGCCTGCCGGAGCAGGAAGCGTTCGACATCGAATACTGGCTGCTCGAAGAAGCCAAGCTGCAACGCATGCCGAAACCGAAAAGCCTGGCGGGCCGTATCGCCCTGGTGACCGGCGGCGCCGGCGGCATCGGTCAGGCCGTAGCCCGTCAACTGCTGCAGGAAGGCGCTTGCGTGATGCTGACCGATATCGATCCGGAAGCGTTGGAACAAGCCAAGAAAGACCTGACCAAGGCTGCCGGTAAAGACAGCGTCGAGAGCATCGTCGCCAACATCACCAGCGAAGAAGAAGTCGAAAACATCCTGGCCGCGACCTCGCTGCGCTTCGGCGGTGTCGATCTGCTGATCTCCAACGCCGGTATCGCCTCGTCGGCGCCGCTGGAAGACACCACGCTGGAAATCTGGCAGCGCAACCAGGACATCCTGGTCAAGGGTTACTTCCTGGCCGGCCGCGCAGCGTTCCGCATCATGAAGCAGCAAAAACTGGGCGGCAGCATGGTGTTCGTCGCCTCGAAAAACGGTCTCGTGGCATCGGCCGGCGCGTCGGCTTACTGCACCGCCAAGGCTGCCGAAATCCACCTGGCACGCTGCATCGCGCTGGAAGGCGCACCGCACGGCATCCGTGTCAACGTCGTCAATCCGGATGCAGTGATCCGTGGTTCGCGCATCTGGGACGGCAAGTGGAAGCAGGAACGCGCGCAGTCGAACAAGATCGAAGCCGACGACGTCGAAGCGTTCTACCGCGACCGCAGCATGCTCAAACTGAGCGTGCTGCCAGAGGATATCGCGGAAGCCGTGTACTTCCTGGCCAGCTCGAAATCGGCCAAGAGCACCGGTAACATCCTGAACGTCGATGCCGGCAACGCTGCTGCATTTACGCGCTGA